AAATTATATGAAAGCTTTGGTTTTTGCGATAACGGTGAAGTTTATAATAATGAGCCTATTACAGTGTTAGAATTGTAAGTAGTATTGCTGTATAATAGATTTTTAAGAGTAACCGTATGAACATCGAGAGGGTAGCTCTTTTGTCCAACGAAAAGAAAAAAGTCATAAAGCATTATGTTCATAGTGGCTGAATGAAAGTTGGTAGTTATGTTTTGAAAGAAAACATAGCTATCAACTTTCTTTATATTAGATAGTTAGTACATAACCTAATCTTATCCCTGGCACTGTTAAATCTTATTAATTCTCCCTTTCCTCCAATCACCTTCAAACATTAGAATAAAAAATGGAAAATACAGCAAATATCAGATTGACAATATATGGGATAATTTGTATTATAAAAGGGAAAAATACATTATGGGAGGTATTAGTATATGATAAAAACAAATTTAAAAAGGTTGGGATTATTTACCATTGCTATCTCGCTTGTATTCCTATGTAATCCCAGACAAATTACACTAGCTGAAAAAGTAGGAAAGACAGGACAAGTTGAATTAATGGAGTATGTATATGATACCAATAACCGGCTTGTTGAAATTAAAAAGGCAGGAGTAACAATAGCTGTACTTAACTATGACAGCAATGGCAATCTGTTAGGCATTCAGATTATTTCATAAAAATAAGCCAGAATTTCTTATCTACAACAATTTACATCAAAAAAATACGAAATTAGACCCAACTTTGTGCCTTTGGCTCAGAGTTTGCAGGTATTAGAAAGGACATGGTAATCATATGAAACATAAAAAAATTATAGCTATTACGTTATGTGTAGGCTTATTAGCATCTAGCTTTAGTGGATATTTAACAGGATATTCAAAAAATGAAAAGAACAAACTAACTATTAAAAAATATGATTCTAGTTTGGATAATAGTGGATTAACTACATTACCATCGGTAGATTTAGTTGAAATAGAATCGGAAGCTATTATTCCAGAAAATACACCATACCATAAAAATACATCTATCTCAGATATGGAAGGAGAAATCATGTATAAAGGGACAAAAGTCACACTAAATCCTGAGGGGAAGGATGTCTATAGCATAGGTAAAGAAGAAATTGAAGCCATGATGCAAGAAGGTTATTCAGTGGTAGATATATTTGAAGCAGACAAGATAAGCAATGAGACAGGCATTGCGCCTGAAATTCTGTTGGAAAAAAAGACGGATTCCAGTAAGTCACTGGCAGAAATAAAGAAAGAAATATTAGAAGAGAATCGGGAAAAAACATATGAAAAATTAAAAGACACATACAAAAAGGAATATGAAAAACTAAAAAATAAAAAATTGAAGGAAACTGAAATAATGAATCTCTTGGCCTATGCAGATGTAAATAATATTAAGGTTACAGATGAACTAATCGTTACCTATCAAAAAAGCGGTGAGAAATTATTTCAAAGTACCATGAATGAGAGTAAAGTAAATCAAGGAACGAAAGAAAAATATCAACTATCGGATGCAGAAACGAAAGGTTTAACACAAGAATTAATGAGTAAGCTAGAGCTGTTATCACAGAAAACAGGCAAACCCGTGGAGGAGATGGTGAAGGCCTATTATAAAGGCAATGAGCAAAAAAATAAATAGGGGAGAAGGGTAAGAACATGAAGAGAAAAATTAAAAATATAGTCAGTACCATATTTCTAATGGCAGTCATGTTATTATCGATGGGAAATACCTGCTACGCAGAAGTGGATATTGATGCACTGGAAGGGTACTTAAATGGAGTAGTGACACAGCAGAATATAAATCAGATTAATAATCCTAAATATGCTAATAGAAGTAACACTACAGAAACAATTGATCCTATTACGGGAAACTTAATACTAAGGGAAGCGGATTTATCCTTACCTGGTAAAGAAGGTTTGGACTTAACCATTGGAAGAGTTTACAATTCTGCTCAGGACGAATTTGAAAAGAGAGTCTCTGTAACCTCATCCTCAAGTTCTTATACCCAAACCTATACGGGATATGTAGTTGTGGTATTGTTCTATAATGAGAGCGATGGAACAGTCTATACCAATACAATTGGAACCTTTAGTGACTATGAAGCAGCAGTAGATATATATTATTATTATGCAAATAATGTGGTGAATTGTGTACCTCTTTATATACAAGAGCGAACTACAATAACCTATTATACGGATTACATTATAACTACAAAAAATTATCCGGATAAATACAGCTATTACAAAACCAGATATAACTTGGGGGCAGGGTGGTCATTTTCTTTCCCTTCCGTACAGATAGAGGATTATAATGGACAAAAATATATGTATTATCATGATGGAACAGGAGCTGTATATAAAATAATGGGAACTGTTGATGCTGGAGGCTCAAACTTAGAGGGTTATGAAGGCAAAGATGTTAAGTTTGTGGAGGACAACGGCACCTATGTAAATGAGGATACTGTTTCATCGAAATATAAATTTATTAACTCAGACAAGACGACCGCATATTTTGCCGCAGACGGAAGGCTGTTAGGTATTAAAGACCGGTTTGGCAACCAAATCAAATTCAGGCATACAAACACCCAGATATATGATAAGACGTATCCTATTATCAGTCAGATTGAAGATAGTATAGGAAGAATTATTCAATTTTCCTATACGGGAAATAACATTGTGTTGACAGTAACCGCACCCAGGGAAACAGAGCAAATTACAATTACCTATGAAAGGTATTACCATACAAAGGAAGTTGTTGATGACGGAACTGTCATTGACACCTATGATTATCCGATTCTTTTTAAAGTGATTGATCCGGTGGGCAGGATAACCTATTATGAGGATTACTATTATTACAATAACAATACCTATCCCCATGAAAGATATTCCTACAGTGTGAAGAATTTGACAGCAGCTTCTGCCTCTGCCGACCGGTATTTACTGGGAAGTGTTGTGTATGCAGGAGCAAAAACCCGCTATGAATATGAAAAGGTAATAAGAAATCTTGGAGCGGAAGGGGCAACGGATGCCTACAGAATAAAGGCCAGATACGACCAAGTTCAAAGGCTTGACGGAACCACCCAGACACCATTAGATTGGGCAGGCAATTATAATAGAATTGATTATACCTATTCTGGTGATTATACCGGATATCCTGCTTATGCCAGTGAAGATATATTACCAGCTACCTATCAATTCTATTCAGAAACAACTGCCGGAAATGGTTTAAAAACAAAATATTTATTTAATGGAATAAGGCAGCAGCTTCAAAAGGAAAGCACAGCAGCCAATCATGAGAAAAAGGTTGTAAAGAATCTGGAATTTGATAGTACCTATAAGTTTAAACCTACCAAAACAGAGCTTACAGAATATGCCGCTGATGGTACCTTGGCCTCTATGCTTTATATAGGAATGACATATACAGACTGGGGAGGACTGCATACTTCCACGTTGCCTTTGACCCCATCCCAATATAATGACAGTAACACAAAGGCAAAGTATACAACAACTTATCGTTATGAAGACCCTGCTTATCCGTTTTTTCTAACAAAAAAGCAATATTACCAAAATGATACAACGCTATTAACCGAGAGCTACAGCTACGATTCATTGGGAAGAATCGCAAGTAACACAAATGCAAAGGGAGAGATAACCGCTTACAGCTATTATACGGATGAAGATAACAGCCGGATTGAAGAAGTTACAAAAACCCTTGAAGATGGAAAAACAGCAAAAACTAAATATGTATATGGAAGCGAGGCAAGCTATGCGTACCCTACGGAAGTAATTAACTATTATACCAATGAATGGGGCGCTTATATGGAGAGTAGAACAGGTAAGACTTATGATATGCTCCTTGGACTGGTAAAAACAGAAATGGATGCAGAGTATAAAATAACCAATTATACTTACGATAAGCTTGGAAGACTCACCTCAAAACAATTACCGGATTTCGTAAATAACATCGGAGAATATTATACGGTTACTGAAGAATACTCCTATACCAATGCATATAATTTAGATTATATGGATGAAGGCGGGTACTTATATGGAACGACTGTAGAATCCTATACACGGTATGTGGATAATAATGATGGCTTCCAATCCTACTACAATGTAGTAAATGAATTTTATGATGCCTATGGAAATCTAAGAAACAGTATGTCGTATAATTCAAAATGGATAAATACGGCAAGCTATACCTACGATAATCTTCTCCGGGTTACATCCTCTGTGGATGCAGAAGGAAATACAGTGACAGCCTCCTATAATGCATGGGGTGAGAATAACGAATCAACCGATGCCTTAGGTAATCTATATGTAAGTGAATATGATGTAAAAAATAACAAAATAATGAGCTACTTTGTAGCAGCCGGTAATATCCCGGGCTACCGTGCCAATACAGCCTTAAATACTTATAAGGAAAATTACATAGAGGTAATGCTTGACCAGTTTGGAAGAGCCATAGAAAGAAGGGCTTATGAAAATTGGCCGGCATTAAGCGGAGAATTATCGGAAGTTTACCGGTATGACATTGCGGGTAACTTAATTGGCTACATAGACCCGAAAAAGAACTTAAACGAAGACGGGTATACAAAAACGTATCAATATGATGCATTGAATCAGATGATACAGGTAAAAGATGCACTGAATCAGGTAACCAATGTAAGTTATACCGGGCTGGGTAAAATAGCAGCAGTATCTCTGAAAGAGAATAACAGCAGTCCCACATCCATTACTTTGTATACAAAAACATATGATGAAATGGGTAATTTGATAAGTAAAGCAGGTACCTCCGGCGAAGAAGCTGTGAACACCTATAATGGTCTTGGATTAACAACCCAATCTATAGACAGAAACGGCAGTACGATATTCCAAAATTATGATGCTTTAAACCAATTATATAACATAACACAATTTAATGCCGATTATACAATAGGCGAATTTTATGAATATACCTACCGGACACCGTTTGGATATTTTGACGAGCTGAAATATGAAGATGGTTTGCCCACTGCCCAGAGTCATTACTATTATGACCAAAGCGGACAGGTTAAGCAAAAGAATATCTTTACCGGAAATATCCAATCTAATCTTAAGCTGCAGTATGATGACACCGGCAACTTAGAAAGGCTGGGAGCCGGAGTATTTGACAGTGATTATTTCTACTCTCATTATGGCTATACAGGAGGAAGGCTGACAAAGGTACAGACAAACGGAGCAGTAACTCCGAGTATCTCAGATACCGACAATGCATCCTATGAATATTACCCGGATGGTAAATTAAAGAAGATAACTTATCCGAGATTAAATGACAATTCCCTGCTGACAACGGAATATGTCTATAATGCAATCGGCAGGCTGACTTCTGTAACAAATAAGAAGAACAGCACCATATTATCAAGCTTTGCTTATACCTATGATGCAAATGGCAATATACTAACTGTGAATGACGGTACTACAACAAAGAACTATGTGTATGACAAGTTAAACCGTTTAATTGAAATCCAGCCTGCTGTGGGCAATAAAACAGTATATACCTATGATTTACGCGGAAACCGTTTGACGGTAAGCAGTGACTGGTTTCACCTTGACCTTGTAGATACCACCTACACCTATGATTTGCAAAATAGATTAAAAACAGTTACAAAAGGCAGTACCGTAACCATTATGGAGGCTGCTAATCCGCAGACAGAAAGAGAGACAGTAACAGGTTCTGCACTGGAAGTTTCTAAAAAGGAGGTTCCAGGCATAGGTGCTAAGGAAGAAAGGACATCTGAGATAAAGACAGTAACAGGCTCTGCCATATATACGGCTCAGGGAACGCAAACAACGACTATGGAGTATTACGCAGACGGCTTAAGAGCGGGGAAATATACCGAAGCCGGTTCTGATTTGTATGTCTATGACCTGTCAGGCTATCTGGTGGCAGAGGCCAAAAATGCAGCCACCATTACGGCAAACTATGTATGGGGACCGGACAGAGTTCTTTCCAAAAAGGAAACCGGCGGAGGAGAATATTATTATCTGTATAACGGACATGGAGATGTAGTCCAGATAGTTGACAGAAACGGAAATGTGGTCAATAATTATAAATATGACGAGTGGGGAAATATTCTGGAGAGTAATGAAACCATAAGCAATCCCTTTAAGTATGCCGGAGAGATATATGATGAAGAAACAGGCTTGTATTACTTAAGAGCCAGATATTATGACCCGGCTTTGGGAAGGTTTCTTAATGAAGACAGTGTAGAGGGTCAGGTGAACAATCCTCTTTCCCTGAATCTGTATACGTATTGCTATAATAACCCACTAATCTATATAGACCCTACAGGAAATACAGCGAAAGATTTCTTTACAGGACTTGCTAATGCTTTGGATGATAATTTAACAGGCGGAGCCTTGAACTGGCTAGTCAGTAAAATGCTAAAGGTGAATCATGATTATCGTTATGAAAGTGGAGTAGATTATTATACAGGCCGTGTTGTAGGTGATGTCTTATCTATGCTTGGAGGAAGCGGCTCTATTGTTAGCGGCATAGGAACCATTGTAACTTCAATAACAGGAGGGGGAGCTATCACAGTTTCTTCCGGCGGAACTCTTGTTTTAGGCGGCGGAGCTATTGTTGTAGAAGGAGTTATAGCTGGAACGGCTCAGGTTACATATGGTGGAGTAGTACTGGAGGCATCGGCTAAGAACTTTGGGAATGATTTGAATAAGTTGAAAAGTATGTATAATAAGAGAGGTCCTCAGATAAGTAAAGTCACAGGGCGTATTGGTGACTTAGATACTAGTGGAACTCCTAATTCAACTATAGAACTGTATGATAAAAATGGAAATCTGCTGCAAAAAAGATATTATGATGGTAATGGTAAAGCCTATAAAGACGTTGATTTCTCACATGGAAATGGTGACGGTTCACATACATTTCCTCATGAACATTATTGGATATGGAAGAATGGAAAACCTACAAGATCAAAGTGAAAGAGAGGGAGCGTAGTGAGTAATTTGTATGATGTGATTGTTAATGAATTAAACAATAAATCTATATCAGCTTTGATTTTTTTGTTAGATAGTGGTCGTGAGCTTAGTTTTAAATATAATAATATTGAATATGCTATAACGTGGAATGAAAAGAAAATATGTCTAGAAAATGAAAACCATGATAGTGTACAAAAATTTGATGATGCCTGGAGTTTTATAGAAAATGTACTGGTACAAGGAAAAACATTTCTTGAAGTTTGGAGTAATATTGAACTTTTATATTTATTTTAGTTTATAATTAGTATGTAATTAAAATTATTACTGTAAATGGGGCTGTTGCAAAATTAATTTTTCATATAAGATATTGGTAATGACCCAGAGGTCTAACACCATAGCTTGTTGAATTATCACATTTTGCAACAGTCTCTTTAGAAATGTCAATTATAGGATTGATATAGTTGTCAATATTGAAAAACAATGAAAAACTAGCCATTTTCTTAGATACTAGAATTAGTGATTTTGACTTATATATTTATTCAACTTTTTGTGATTTTATAGAATAGTTAAAAAGTTTTGAGTGCACAGCAAATGAATCAATATAAAAATTCAAGTGCTTAGTGGAAATGACATTCACTTTAAAACTAAACAAGATGCTTTAGATATTATTAAGGGAAGATTGGAAGCTTTAAACAAGAATTAGCTGGTGGCAGAAGTGCGGAAGGGTGGCATTTTGACAACAGTATATACCTATGATTTATGCGGAAACCGTTTGACGGTAAGCAGTGCTGGTTTCACCTTGACCTTGTAGATATAGTACACCTATGATTTGCAAAATAGTAAAAGCAGTTACAAAAGGAAGTACCTTAATTATTATTTGAGACTGCTAATCCGCAGACAGAAGGAGATACAATAGAACAGCTTAGGTTACATATGGTGGAGTAGTACTGGAGGCATCGGCTAAGGACTTTGGGAATGATTTCAATAAACTCAATGAGCATATGACAAATCATGGTAAACAATGGACTCAACGCCGTGGATTTAGTGAGCAGAAAATAATGATGTTATGCAAAATTATTCTCACAAAGTATACCAATCTGGTGGAAAGACAGTGTATGCTAAAAAAAATGGGAATTACTATGATGTTGTTATAACTAATAAAAATGGACAAGTAATTACAGCAGTTGGGGGAAATACTAAATCTCTTAGAAATTGGAGTGATGTTACTAAGATGTTAAATAATCATGGAGGCTATAGTTCTTTACCAACGCATTAAGAGGAGTTTTTTATGCCTAAGATTGTAAATAAAGAAAAAAATGTTATACTTGAATTAAATTTATTAAATAATACTTATCTGGATATAGACTTTTTAAGAGAAGACTTTGAGAATTGGATACCTTTTGATTTCGCTCTATATGTTGAAAATGAGATTTACAGATATCCTCCAGAAAATGGTGCTACCTTTACACTTTATGAATTAAGGAATTTAATTACTCAATTAAATAAAATAATAATATTAAAAAAAGAAAAATTGGAAATTGAAAAGTATTTATTTAGTAGTCTTGAAGGTTATTTTGACTTGATTTTATATGATCCATTGGAAGAAGATGCACTTAGTCTTGAAGTATGGATTAATATGGGCACATTAACAGAAGGAAAATCCTATGGGTATAACAAAGGGTTTCAATTTGATGCGGAATTAAAGCAAGTTAAAGAATTTACAAAACAACTTACAGAACAGTTTAACAAAATACTGAGTGAGACAGAAAGAAACAAATAAAATAGAACAATTCATTACAAAATAATTACTTTACATTAGCAACTTGAAATTCCTTTTGGAAAATATAGAGGAATTTCAAGTTGCTAGTTAATTTAACAGGCGGAGCCTTGAACTGGCTAGTCAGTAAAATGCTAAAGGTAAATCATGATTATCGTTATGAAAGTGGAGTAGATTATTATACAGGCCGTGTTGTAGGTGATGTCTTATCTATGCTTGGAGGAAGCGGCTCTATTGTTAGCGGCATAGGAACCATTGTAACTTCAATAACAGGAGGGGGAGCCATCACAGTTTCTTCCGGCGGAACTCTTGTTTTAGGCGGTGGAGCTATTGTTGTAGAAGGAGTTATAGCTGGAACGGCTCAGGTTACATATGGTGGAGTAGTACTGGAGGCATCGGCTAAGAACTTTGGGAATGATTTGAATAAGTTGAGGGAAGCGAGTAATAAGGGAGGCTTTAAATTTCCCAAATCAAATAGTGACATGAAGAAGGTATTTGGAGTAAATGATAAAGTATTCCATAAGCAAATCAAACCAGAAATAATAAGGCAAATTAATAAAGATCCTGTATATAGCAAAGAATTTAGAAAAATGGGAAATAATCC
The nucleotide sequence above comes from Anaerocolumna cellulosilytica. Encoded proteins:
- a CDS encoding WapI family immunity protein: MPKIVNKEKNVILELNLLNNTYLDIDFLREDFENWIPFDFALYVENEIYRYPPENGATFTLYELRNLITQLNKIIILKKEKLEIEKYLFSSLEGYFDLILYDPLEEDALSLEVWINMGTLTEGKSYGYNKGFQFDAELKQVKEFTKQLTEQFNKILSETERNK
- a CDS encoding RHS repeat-associated core domain-containing protein; this encodes MKRKIKNIVSTIFLMAVMLLSMGNTCYAEVDIDALEGYLNGVVTQQNINQINNPKYANRSNTTETIDPITGNLILREADLSLPGKEGLDLTIGRVYNSAQDEFEKRVSVTSSSSSYTQTYTGYVVVVLFYNESDGTVYTNTIGTFSDYEAAVDIYYYYANNVVNCVPLYIQERTTITYYTDYIITTKNYPDKYSYYKTRYNLGAGWSFSFPSVQIEDYNGQKYMYYHDGTGAVYKIMGTVDAGGSNLEGYEGKDVKFVEDNGTYVNEDTVSSKYKFINSDKTTAYFAADGRLLGIKDRFGNQIKFRHTNTQIYDKTYPIISQIEDSIGRIIQFSYTGNNIVLTVTAPRETEQITITYERYYHTKEVVDDGTVIDTYDYPILFKVIDPVGRITYYEDYYYYNNNTYPHERYSYSVKNLTAASASADRYLLGSVVYAGAKTRYEYEKVIRNLGAEGATDAYRIKARYDQVQRLDGTTQTPLDWAGNYNRIDYTYSGDYTGYPAYASEDILPATYQFYSETTAGNGLKTKYLFNGIRQQLQKESTAANHEKKVVKNLEFDSTYKFKPTKTELTEYAADGTLASMLYIGMTYTDWGGLHTSTLPLTPSQYNDSNTKAKYTTTYRYEDPAYPFFLTKKQYYQNDTTLLTESYSYDSLGRIASNTNAKGEITAYSYYTDEDNSRIEEVTKTLEDGKTAKTKYVYGSEASYAYPTEVINYYTNEWGAYMESRTGKTYDMLLGLVKTEMDAEYKITNYTYDKLGRLTSKQLPDFVNNIGEYYTVTEEYSYTNAYNLDYMDEGGYLYGTTVESYTRYVDNNDGFQSYYNVVNEFYDAYGNLRNSMSYNSKWINTASYTYDNLLRVTSSVDAEGNTVTASYNAWGENNESTDALGNLYVSEYDVKNNKIMSYFVAAGNIPGYRANTALNTYKENYIEVMLDQFGRAIERRAYENWPALSGELSEVYRYDIAGNLIGYIDPKKNLNEDGYTKTYQYDALNQMIQVKDALNQVTNVSYTGLGKIAAVSLKENNSSPTSITLYTKTYDEMGNLISKAGTSGEEAVNTYNGLGLTTQSIDRNGSTIFQNYDALNQLYNITQFNADYTIGEFYEYTYRTPFGYFDELKYEDGLPTAQSHYYYDQSGQVKQKNIFTGNIQSNLKLQYDDTGNLERLGAGVFDSDYFYSHYGYTGGRLTKVQTNGAVTPSISDTDNASYEYYPDGKLKKITYPRLNDNSLLTTEYVYNAIGRLTSVTNKKNSTILSSFAYTYDANGNILTVNDGTTTKNYVYDKLNRLIEIQPAVGNKTVYTYDLRGNRLTVSSDWFHLDLVDTTYTYDLQNRLKTVTKGSTVTIMEAANPQTERETVTGSALEVSKKEVPGIGAKEERTSEIKTVTGSAIYTAQGTQTTTMEYYADGLRAGKYTEAGSDLYVYDLSGYLVAEAKNAATITANYVWGPDRVLSKKETGGGEYYYLYNGHGDVVQIVDRNGNVVNNYKYDEWGNILESNETISNPFKYAGEIYDEETGLYYLRARYYDPALGRFLNEDSVEGQVNNPLSLNLYTYCYNNPLIYIDPTGNTAKDFFTGLANALDDNLTGGALNWLVSKMLKVNHDYRYESGVDYYTGRVVGDVLSMLGGSGSIVSGIGTIVTSITGGGAITVSSGGTLVLGGGAIVVEGVIAGTAQVTYGGVVLEASAKNFGNDLNKLKSMYNKRGPQISKVTGRIGDLDTSGTPNSTIELYDKNGNLLQKRYYDGNGKAYKDVDFSHGNGDGSHTFPHEHYWIWKNGKPTRSK